One genomic window of Punica granatum isolate Tunisia-2019 chromosome 1, ASM765513v2, whole genome shotgun sequence includes the following:
- the LOC116200883 gene encoding uncharacterized protein LOC116200883 isoform X2 — MEGLKVSDANLVVYVHPSKSRRVSQAILRELSSLLFKFHEVFDGVVLAYDVEIVDKIAKILPGIHPYFGVRLNAKLLLFSPKPNMLVEGKVVKLTQESIHIIVLGFASAVIISEDIREDFRYKNKNGKELYRSRSQKHHSIKVGTMIRFMVKR; from the exons ATGGAGGGACTGAAGGTATCTGATGCGAATTTGGTGGTGTACGTTCACCCGTCTAAGAGTCGGAGGGTCTCTCAGGCCATCCTCCGCGAGCTTAGCTCCCTGCTCTTCAA GTTTCATGAAGTTTTTGATGGTGTAGTATTGGCTTATGACGTTGAAATTGTCGATAAAATTGCAAAGATTCTTCCAGGCATCCATCCATACTTTGGAGTCAGATTAAATGCAAAGTTGTTGCTTTTTTCTCCCAAGCCGAATATGCTAGTAG AGGGGAAAGTAGTGAAACTCACACAAGAATCCATTCATATTATTGTTCTTGGCTTTGCATCTGCTGTCATAATCAGCGAAGATATCCGCGAAGACTTCAGATATAAAAAT aaaAATGGTAAAGAATTGTATCGCAGCAGAAGTCAGAAGCATCACTCAATAAAAGTTGGAACGATGATACGTTTCATGGTCAAAAGGTGA
- the LOC116200883 gene encoding uncharacterized protein LOC116200883 isoform X1: MEGLKVSDANLVVYVHPSKSRRVSQAILRELSSLLFKFHEVFDGVVLAYDVEIVDKIAKILPGIHPYFGVRLNAKLLLFSPKPNMLVEGKVVKLTQESIHIIVLGFASAVIISEDIREDFRYKNKNGKELYRSRSQKHHSIKVGTMIRFMVKSMDEEILHIYGSLLPAHTGSISWLDKNSTEISTTDSRKRVNESRGLLEGQATKELTPINNMITKSKKRRIVEEP, encoded by the exons ATGGAGGGACTGAAGGTATCTGATGCGAATTTGGTGGTGTACGTTCACCCGTCTAAGAGTCGGAGGGTCTCTCAGGCCATCCTCCGCGAGCTTAGCTCCCTGCTCTTCAA GTTTCATGAAGTTTTTGATGGTGTAGTATTGGCTTATGACGTTGAAATTGTCGATAAAATTGCAAAGATTCTTCCAGGCATCCATCCATACTTTGGAGTCAGATTAAATGCAAAGTTGTTGCTTTTTTCTCCCAAGCCGAATATGCTAGTAG AGGGGAAAGTAGTGAAACTCACACAAGAATCCATTCATATTATTGTTCTTGGCTTTGCATCTGCTGTCATAATCAGCGAAGATATCCGCGAAGACTTCAGATATAAAAAT aaaAATGGTAAAGAATTGTATCGCAGCAGAAGTCAGAAGCATCACTCAATAAAAGTTGGAACGATGATACGTTTCATGGTCAAAAG TATGGATGAGGAAATATTGCACATTTATGGTTCTTTACTTCCAGCCCACACAGGAAGCATCAGTTGGCTGGATAAGAATTCTACAGAAATATCTACTACTGACAG tagaaagagagtgaacgaGAGTCGGGGCCTGTTGGAGGGGCAAGCTACGAAGGAGCTCACCCCCATTAACAACATGATTACAAAGTCGAAGAAGCGGAGAATTGTGGAAGAGCCTTAA